AGTTTCACAGAAATCGCGGCTAGTTAGTACTTGCCTCAGGTGCAGACTCGCCAGAACTTTCAGATTTCATCTCTTCTTGTAGTTTTGATGCAAGAATACTACATTGAGCTGCAATGTTTTTTGCACTAGTTCTAAAAGCTTGTGCACTTGGAGAATCAGGATTTGTAATCATAATTGGTTTTCCCAAATCAGAACCAGACATAATTCCAGAGTTTAGTGGGATTTCACCTAAGAAAGGAATCTTAAATTGTTCACTGATCTTTTTTGCACCACCATCGCCAAAGATGTAATGTTTATCACTACAATTTGGACAGATAAAGTGACTCATATTTTCCACTACTCCAATAATTGGAACATTTAATTTTTCAAACATTCCAATTGCTTTTACTGCAACATTACTTGCAACATCTTGCGGAGTAGTAACTACAAGAATTCCTGTAATTGGAATTGTTTGTGCTAATGTCAATGGAATATCACCAGTACCAGGAGGAAGATCAACTATAAGATAATCTAAATCAGACCAATTAGTATCAACTAGGAATTGTTTTAAAATACCTGAGATTATAGGACCACGATAAATTGCTGCTTGATGGGATTGCTCTGCAAAGAAACCAAAAGACACTACCTGCAATCCATTTGATTTTGCTGGCTGAAGTTTATTGTCTTCTACTTCCATATATCCATCTTTCATTCCAAGCATCAAAGGAATGCTAGGACCATAGATATCAGCATCAAGTAAACCAACTTTGGCTCCAGTTTGAGATAATGCAAGAGCTAAATTCAATGCTACTGTTGATTTTCCTACACCACCTTTACCGCTTGCCACACCAATAATATTTTTCACAGTTGCCATTCCAGTATCAGCATCAAGGGAACGACCTTCCATGACTTTGGCAGTCACATTCATATCAAAATTCTTTAAGTCAGTAAGTTCTCCAATTGCCTTTCTAACATCATCTTCAATCTCAACGTTGAAGGGACATGCAGGAGTTGTTAATTCTAAAGTAAATTTGAGATTTCCATCATTAAGTTCCAAGTCTTTAATCATTCCCATTGAAACGATATCTTTTTTCAAATCAGGATCAATTACTGTACTGAGCTTTTCTAGAACTTGGTCTATTCCTACCATTGCGTAAAAAAGCCATTGAACATTATTTAAACATAAGTTACATAACAAAAGAAATTGTCATTTATTTGAAAAATTGCCAAAATCTTTGGAATTTTCAGCCTAAATTACCCAAAGATTCATAAATTCAAATTCAAGAAAAATATCACAGTTGTTTTCTATATCTACCCTAGTTGATGTTGTTAGGATTCCTCCAAGCTTATTTGGAACTACACTCAAAAAGGCAGCAGTAAACATACTCAAAGAAAAGTACGAGAGCATGATTAATGCTGATTTGGGATATATCATTATGATTTTAGACGCCAAAGTTGATGAAATGGGAAAAATGATTGCAGGAGACGGTGGAACATTTCACAAAGTTGAATTTGAAGCATTAACATTTTATCCAAAATTACAAGAGATTGTACAAGGAGAGATCGTAGACATTACAGACTTTGGAGCATTTGTAAGAATTGGTCCAACTGATGCATTGCTTCACTTATCTCAAGTAATGGACGATTATCTGAAGAGCGATGTAAAGTCTGGAATGATTTTAGCTAATCAAAGCGGAAGAACACTAAAAGTTGGTTCAACACTTCGTGCAAGAATTACAGCTGTATCTCTAGGAAAAGCAGCTGCAATGGGAAAGATTGGAATTACTTGTAGACAACCATTCCTTGGTGCTGATGCATGGATTGAAGAAGAGATAAAGAAAGCAGGTGGAGAAGAACCTGCAAAAGAAGCTAAAGTAGAGGCAAGTTAAGATGGCACGAGAGATGGCTTGCAGAAAATGCAAATTTGTTACAACAGGAAAAGTTTGTCCTGTTTGTAAATCATCGGACTTGACACCTGATTGGAATGGAATTGTACTAGTAGTTGATCCAACAAATTCAGAGATATCAAAAACTTTAGGCATCACTCAAAAAGGAAAGTACGCAATTAAAGTTACATAAAAAAAATTCTAAATCTTTAAAATTATAGATAGATTGTATCAGTGTATTGACATTTAATTCTAAAAGACAATTATCAGAATTTCTATCTGAAGATATAGGAAAAGGCGATATAACAAGTAAATTACTCTCCAAAAAAAAGATCACAGCCAGAATAATATCAAGAGAGAACGCAATAGTTGCAGGAGTAGAATATGCCAAAGAGATTTTCAGATTAAAAGGATGTAATGTCGCCATATCAAAAAAAGACGGTACAAAAGTCAAACCCAATCAGACTATAATGAGCATAGTAGGAGATGCAGGAAGAATTCTAACATGTGAGAGAACAGCATTAAATTTACTTTCCAGAATGAGTGGAATTGCAACTCAAACAAATGAATTGGTAAAACAAATTCCAAACAAAACCAAAGTTTATGCAACAAGAAAGACGGCACCAGGACTTAGATATTTTGACAAGGAGGCAGTAGAAATTGGAGGAGGAAAAAAACACAGACTAA
The window above is part of the Nitrosopumilus sp. genome. Proteins encoded here:
- a CDS encoding Mrp/NBP35 family ATP-binding protein; its protein translation is MVGIDQVLEKLSTVIDPDLKKDIVSMGMIKDLELNDGNLKFTLELTTPACPFNVEIEDDVRKAIGELTDLKNFDMNVTAKVMEGRSLDADTGMATVKNIIGVASGKGGVGKSTVALNLALALSQTGAKVGLLDADIYGPSIPLMLGMKDGYMEVEDNKLQPAKSNGLQVVSFGFFAEQSHQAAIYRGPIISGILKQFLVDTNWSDLDYLIVDLPPGTGDIPLTLAQTIPITGILVVTTPQDVASNVAVKAIGMFEKLNVPIIGVVENMSHFICPNCSDKHYIFGDGGAKKISEQFKIPFLGEIPLNSGIMSGSDLGKPIMITNPDSPSAQAFRTSAKNIAAQCSILASKLQEEMKSESSGESAPEASTN
- the nadC gene encoding carboxylating nicotinate-nucleotide diphosphorylase, whose amino-acid sequence is MTFNSKRQLSEFLSEDIGKGDITSKLLSKKKITARIISRENAIVAGVEYAKEIFRLKGCNVAISKKDGTKVKPNQTIMSIVGDAGRILTCERTALNLLSRMSGIATQTNELVKQIPNKTKVYATRKTAPGLRYFDKEAVEIGGGKKHRLRLDEMIMIKDNHIAVEGSLSALIKKAKKKYKKFEIEVENIPDAILAAREGATIIMLDNFPPSKIKKTIKVLKNKKLRSKVMLEASGGINSKNIHNYGKTGVDIISVGSITNSVKGIDMSLEI
- a CDS encoding DNA-directed RNA polymerase, translating into MFSISTLVDVVRIPPSLFGTTLKKAAVNILKEKYESMINADLGYIIMILDAKVDEMGKMIAGDGGTFHKVEFEALTFYPKLQEIVQGEIVDITDFGAFVRIGPTDALLHLSQVMDDYLKSDVKSGMILANQSGRTLKVGSTLRARITAVSLGKAAAMGKIGITCRQPFLGADAWIEEEIKKAGGEEPAKEAKVEAS
- the spt4 gene encoding transcription elongation factor subunit Spt4, yielding MAREMACRKCKFVTTGKVCPVCKSSDLTPDWNGIVLVVDPTNSEISKTLGITQKGKYAIKVT